The genomic stretch CTATCGGCCGAGACCGTTCGTGATGCCTCGAAGATTCGTAGCCGCCCCGTGGTTTCGTCTTTTGGCCCCAGATTGCTTTGTTGAATCGTTGTTTCTGTAGCGCGGGGGTTTATCCCCCGCGCACAAACAGCGCGGGGCACAAGGCCCCGCGCTACGAAAGGCATCTTTTTAACAGAGCACCCCAGGGGAAAAATCTATCGGTCCCGCGGCTGATCTGGTAGAGTGATGCGATTGGCTCGCTCGTGGCCATCTCTGGCGAAGGGGAGACCGTGCAACCACTGAAAATGCAGCCGGTGCTGAAAGAGAAGGTCTGGGGCGGGCACTGCCTGGCGGGCCTTCTCGGGAAGAACGCACCGGCGGACCGGCCAATCGGCGAATCGTGGGAACTGGCGGACCATCCCCACGGCACGAGCACGGTGGCCGAAGGACCGATGCGCGGGAAGTCGCTCCGGGAGGTTCTCAAGCGTGAGGGCGAAGCGGTGCTCGGCCGGGCGCTCGCGGCCCGCGGATGGGCCGACCGGTTCGGCCTCCTCATCAAGTTCATCGACGCCGCCGACCGCCTCAGCGTCCAGGTCCATCCGGACGATGCGTACGCGGCCAAGCACGCGCCGGGCGAGAGCGGAAAAACCGAGTGCTGGGTCGTCGTCCATGCCGAGCCGGACGCCTGGC from Planctomycetota bacterium encodes the following:
- a CDS encoding class I mannose-6-phosphate isomerase, coding for MQPLKMQPVLKEKVWGGHCLAGLLGKNAPADRPIGESWELADHPHGTSTVAEGPMRGKSLREVLKREGEAVLGRALAARGWADRFGLLIKFIDAADRLSVQVHPDDAYAAKHAPGESGKTECWVVVHAEPDAWLVRGLVPGTTRDRLAEALKAGKVEALLKKHAVRAGDFFWIPAGTIHAIGPGVVLAEIQQNSDVTYRLYDWGRMGMDGKPRELHVADALASANFSGEEPPAGGRGRTADETGLVIEHLADSRVFSLSRIRLDR